GGCAACACGGCAACGAAAAATCCATTCAAAATTATGTCAAGAAACAAGGTAAAACAAACCAATACAAAGAGCTGCTGAAACAGCAACTAACGTTGTTCTAGCACCAAATACCCCGCTGCTCTGCGGCGGGGTTGTTTATTAATGGAAATTGATACCGCGCTTGTTTTCTGGATGGGGGGAATATGGATTTTGAGCATATAATTGGATGGGTGTCCTGGTTTTTCCGTTGTTATCCGCTGTTGGCGATCGGCATCATCGTTGTCTTGGTGATTTTTGTATATTTTAAACCAAAGGAAATGTTGAAGTTGCTGTTTCTGTCGATCGCGGTGGCGGTGATCTCCTATATGCTTTTGTCTCTTGGGGACTCGATGTCTCATGGGGTGGATAACAAGGATAAAATGATAACTAAAACCAGAAGAGCGGTTGATTAGTTGAGAAAGTTTGTGGTATTAACCTTTTTTTGTTTAATGAAAACCAAGAATATTAATTGTCTGTTCCTCCGGTTTTTATCCCGGCTAATCTCTGCTAATTTCTTTTATACTGATTAATATGAAAAGATACAGGTTACTGGTCAATGGGCGTAATGTTTTGCTCAATCGCGATGGGAAAATCCAGAAATACGGGTTTTATCAGAATTTTTTTATCAAAGCAGACAATCTTAAACAGGCCGAGTTGCTGGTGTCGGCCAGGATATTTCGTGATAAGAATTTTGCCGAAATTATATTAAATTCAAAAGATGATATGCCGAAAATTCATTTTGAGACATTCTGGGAGCTGGACAATCTGGAATATGTTGGAGATTATATCGTCCCCGACCGGACCTATTATGTTGAGAAGAAATGGTGGCAATTCTGGGTATAATCCGCTCAACATTTGTTTCGTCAGTGTTCGTCTGGTTAGGGCGGATTTTCTTTAATCGAGCAGGCGATTTTAAATGAAAGAAATGAACGATATCTGGGAAGATTTGGGTTCACTTGCGGAACATGAAATGTTGCACGTCATGACCAAGTTGTTCGTGGTGTATGAAGAGATGGTAAAGCGCGATCCGGCAAACGGGGAGGCCTTGAATTTTTTCAAACATTTAGGGGTCGTTATTGATCAGACCAAACAGTGTAATCTTAACCGACGATAAAGTATGAAAATAGTTTGTGAGTTCTGCGGCGGGGCAGGGCAAATAAGCTATTTTAAAGGGGTCAGCCGGTTTCTTTTGTCGTGCGAAGAATGTTCCGAATGTTCCGGGCTTGGTTATGTGCTTTTTTCCGGCAAAGAGGATGAACCGGATAAAAAACAAAAGAGGCCTGCCCGGAAAAAGAAAGGTTAAAGATTCTTGTTTCTCCTCCGCAAATAAGGCGAAAAGATCGCTGGGGTACCGGTTTTTCCCGGGCCATTGTGTATTTTGCTAATCCCTAATGGACGGAACATGAAATGCACGGATCATAGGCCCTGACCAGCATTTCTGCCAGGAGCTGAATTTCCTGGTCAGACCTGCCTGAATTCGCGCATTGTTCTGCCAGCTCCACAATATCGTGATGGATATTTCCGTTGTTCTGACTGGTGGGAATCACACAGTCTGCTTTGAGGATCCGCCCTGTTTGATCAAATTCATAGGCGTGATATAAGATGCCCCGAGGTACTTCCACCGCTGCGATTCCTGAACCGGCGCGGGGCGTGACTTTTTGTCGGGGCTCAGTCCAGGCTGTGTCGAGCAATCGATCAATCAGCATGATGCTGTCAATAACTACATGCAGACATTCCACGAGTTGGGCGATGTTATTCATGAACGGGTTATGACAGACCGGAGTCAGCCCGAATGTTTCGGCCAGCTTCCGGGCCTGGGGCTGAAGATTTTTGAAGTTGTTGTTTATGCGGGCCAGGGCGCCTACGGCCATGGTCTGGCGGGAAAGGCGGCTCCATTTTGAAGTGGAACGCTCCACCAGGTATTCATTGGTCATTTCCCGATATTGTTCTTCTTTTTTTCTCACCCCATCGCTTGAGAGCAGATTGCCGCCGATAAATGGATAACTGTTTTCTTCCTGCAGGGAAACAAATTCGGTTTCCCTGATAAAGTCAGGAATGATAAAGGTACGGAATAATTCAGCGGTTTGGCTGAGATCGGCAACCGAAGAGACCAGGCGTCGACGCAATAGTTCGAGTTTGGCTTTTTCCGGCAGCATGGTGAATCCGCCGACCACCGTCCGGGTTGGATGGAGGCGGCGTCCGCCGATCAGATCTGCTCCGTCATTGGCCAGCAGTTTGAGCCGGGCCGCTCTTTGGATCTCGTCGGGATTTGATTTAATCAATGGCAGAACGCTACCGGTATTCAGAAAGTCCGGGGCGACCAGAAAGTAAAGATGCAACACGTGGCTTTGCAGGGTCTCAAAATGTTTTAACAGCAGGCGCAGGTCCCGGGTCTGGTTTGAGCACTCAATACCAAAGCCGTTTTCGATGGCCCGGATACTGGCCAGGGTATGGCCAATGGAGCATATCCCGCAAATTCGGCCGCAGAGGATCGGGGCGTTTTCCCAGTTTTTATTGACCAGAATGGCCTCAAAAAATCGGGGCGTCTCCACGACTTCCCAACGGGCCTCCTGAACCTGGCCATTCTTGATTCTGATTCGGATGTTGCCGTGGCCTTCTACTCTGGTCAGGTGTTTTACGTCTATGTCGCAGTTTATCTTCATTTGTGGTTCCTTTAGAAGTCGGCGATATATTTTGAAAATCCGCCGAAACATTCCAGCCGATCGAGAATTCTTTCTTTGGGAAAGTTATGATCAATCATGATTTTTTTGAGTTGCCCAACATTGGCATCATCTGCCGGTCCCCGGCATCCCCAGCACCCCATTCGGTTTTTGGTGCACCAGGCATCACAACCGGCCCGGGTGATCGGCCCCAGGCATGGCTCCCCGAGATCGAAAAGACAGATGTTTTCGTTGGCCTTGCACTCCATGCAAACCGGATATCGAGGGTGGTTTATGGCCTTGCCTAAAACCAGATTGGTCACCACGCGTTCAACTTCCTCCTTGTTTACCGGGCAGCCGTAGATTTCAAGGTCAACAGTTACGTGGGCCGCAAGGGGGGTAACCTCCTGGGTCTCGATGGGATGCGTGCCGTAGACCT
The genomic region above belongs to Pseudomonadota bacterium and contains:
- a CDS encoding NADH:ubiquinone oxidoreductase, with amino-acid sequence MTTKRSFLGVPIPRPKVAFFEFSSCEGCQLQLLNNEATLLDFLSLLDIVSFREAMTERSDDYEIAFVEGSITRSDDVKRLEKIRENAKVLVAFGSCACFGGVNQLKNRFNDLDWVKAEVYGTHPIETQEVTPLAAHVTVDLEIYGCPVNKEEVERVVTNLVLGKAINHPRYPVCMECKANENICLFDLGEPCLGPITRAGCDAWCTKNRMGCWGCRGPADDANVGQLKKIMIDHNFPKERILDRLECFGGFSKYIADF
- a CDS encoding Ni/Fe hydrogenase subunit alpha, producing MKINCDIDVKHLTRVEGHGNIRIRIKNGQVQEARWEVVETPRFFEAILVNKNWENAPILCGRICGICSIGHTLASIRAIENGFGIECSNQTRDLRLLLKHFETLQSHVLHLYFLVAPDFLNTGSVLPLIKSNPDEIQRAARLKLLANDGADLIGGRRLHPTRTVVGGFTMLPEKAKLELLRRRLVSSVADLSQTAELFRTFIIPDFIRETEFVSLQEENSYPFIGGNLLSSDGVRKKEEQYREMTNEYLVERSTSKWSRLSRQTMAVGALARINNNFKNLQPQARKLAETFGLTPVCHNPFMNNIAQLVECLHVVIDSIMLIDRLLDTAWTEPRQKVTPRAGSGIAAVEVPRGILYHAYEFDQTGRILKADCVIPTSQNNGNIHHDIVELAEQCANSGRSDQEIQLLAEMLVRAYDPCISCSVH